ACTGCCATTTACACGCGATGAAATTTTGGTGTATGCCAAAGAAAATAATATCCGGTGGCGCGAGGATAGCAGCAATGCTTCCGATAAATACCTGCGTAATAAACTGCGTCATGATGTTGTACCTGTCCTGAAACAATTAAACCCCGCTTTTGCTGACTCTTTCCGGCAGACATTGGAAAACCTGCAGCAGGCACAATCGCTGGTAGAGGATGCTTCTGTTTTGATCTATAAGCAGGTAGTTTCGGAAAAAGAGAACCAAAAGCATTTTAATATTGAACAGCTAAAAAGGCTGCCAAATTATAAAGCTTACCTGTACCAATGGCTCAGCCCATTCGGGTTCACGGCCTGGGAGGATATTTATGCTTTAGTGGATTCGCAGTCGGGTAAATATATTTTGTCGGGTAATTTCAGGCTGTTGAAAGACAGGGAAACGCTGATTCTGGAACCCTCTTCGAATGGCAACAATCTATCCTTTGAAATCACAGAAGGGCAGCAATATCCTGAAGCTCCGATAAAGTTGTCTTTGGCAATTGCTCAAACAATTAATAAAAATGCAACAAAAAAAACTATTTTTGTTGATAATGAATTAATAAAATACCCTTTAATTCTTCGTAAATGGCAGGAAGGTGATTACTTTTGCCCTGTGGGAATGAACGGACAGAAAAAGAAAGTCTCTAAGTTCTTTAAGGATGAAAAATTCAGCCTTAGCGAAAAAGAGAGTGCCTTGCTGCTATGCTCCGGCGAGAATATTATCTGGGTCGTAGGCCACCGTGCCGACGAACGTTTTAAAGCTACTAAAACAACAAACACAATTTTAAAAATAGAAGTTTTATAATAATGAAAAAGTTCACTTATACATTCTTTCTTTTATTCGCATTTTTATTTTCTCAAGCCCAGAACATACAGCATCCTGTAAAATGGACCTCGAAAATTGAAAAGAAATCAGATACGGAATATGTACTTATCCTGGATGGTACGATAGAAGAAAACTGGCATGTATACTCGCAGTTTACGCCGGATGGCGGCGCATTGCCTCTTGAAATTGCCTTTAATAATGACAAAGGTAATTTTGAAGCGGTAGGCAAGGCCGAAGAAAGCAAATATGAAAAGACCTTCAATAAGGTTTTTGGGGTTGATGAGTACTTTTTCAGCCATACCGTGCAGCTGAAGCAAACCATCAAAGTGACCAATCCTGCCAACACTATTGCACAGCTGCAATTGTATTACCAGGTATGTAAAGAAGTCTGTATACAGGACGAGAACTACTTTGAGTTCGACCTTAAAAGTTTGACATCAAAAGAAGTCAAGAATTTTGAAGAGGCCGCACCAACACCTGCACCTGAAAAAAAAAGTGAAGTAAAGCCCGCAATAAGCAAGCCTTCAAAAAAAGAAGAAGACAGAGGTCTTTTGGCTACATTTTTCCTGGCGTTCCTTGGCGGTTTTGCTGCGCTTCTTACGCCATGCGTATTTCCGATGATCCCAATGACGGTGAGTTTTTTTACAAAACAGAGCAAAACAAAGTCGGCCGGTATAAGAAATTCTATTTTATATGGTATTTCGATCATTGTAATATATGTTGTGCTTGGCATTGTTGTAACAGGCATATTTGGAGCTGATGCACTGAATGCACTCTCTACTAATGTTTGGTTTAATCTCGCATTTTTTGTCCTTTTGATCGTTTTTGCTTTTTCATTCCTTGGGGCATTTGAAATTATGCTTCCCAATTCATGGGCAAATAAAGTTGACAGGCAAGCCGACAGGGGCGGCATTATAGGGATATTATTCATGGCTATGGCGTTGGCAATAGTATCGTTTTCGTGCACAGGACCTATTGTTGGTAACATAATATTTGCAGCAGCTTCAAAAGGCGGGATAGCACCGGTAGTTGGCATGCTGGGTTTTTCTTCTGCATTGGCTTTACCATTTATGCTTTTTGCAATGTTCCCCGGATGGATGAATTCACTTCCAAAATCAGGCGGATGGCTTAATACCGTTAAAGTGTTTCTTGGTTTCCTCGAACTGGCTTTTGCTTTTAAATTCTTATCCAATGCCGATCTTGTACTGCAAATGCATATACTTGAAAGGGAAACATTCCTTGCGATCTGGATTGCGGTTTTTGGTGGCCTGGCACTATATCTTTTTGGAAAGATAACATTGCCGCATGATACTCCGGGCGGTTATATATCGGTTGGAAGGCTATCGCTAGGGCTCCTTACGCTGGCTTTCACAATATACCTTGTTCCGGGATTATGGGGCGCGCCGCTAAAGCTTATAAGTGGCTTCCCGCCACCATCTACTTATAGTGAATCGCCATTCGGAATAGGAGGAGGGGCGGGTTCTCCCAAAGGGGAACTGCCTGAAGGCGCTAAGCTCGCTGCACATGGCATAATAGCATTTGAAGATTATGATAAAGGCCTTGCATATGCTAAAGAAGTTAACAAGCCTGTACTACTTGACTTTACCGGATATGCCTGTGTGAATTGCCGTAAAATGGAAGACAATGTATGGAACGATGAGCGTATCCTGCCGATCCTTAAGGATGAAGTCGTGCTTATTTCATTGTATGTGGATTACAAAAAAGAACTTCCTGAAAAAGAGCAATATGTTTCAAAAACCGGAAAGAAAATAAAAACTATTGGTAACAAATGGAGCGATCTCCAGCTTAGCCGCTAT
Above is a genomic segment from Flavobacterium album containing:
- the tilS gene encoding tRNA lysidine(34) synthetase TilS, which codes for MLSKFRDHLNNNLSFLKEKKLLLAVSGGLDSMVLTDLLQQLNYDVSIAHCNFNLRGKESDGDEDFIINYAKENSFHYFVTHFNTELFASDNKLSIQVAARKLRYLWFDELLQENNLDYLLTAHHLDDSLETFLINLTRGTGLEGLTGIPQQNGKIIRPLLPFTRDEILVYAKENNIRWREDSSNASDKYLRNKLRHDVVPVLKQLNPAFADSFRQTLENLQQAQSLVEDASVLIYKQVVSEKENQKHFNIEQLKRLPNYKAYLYQWLSPFGFTAWEDIYALVDSQSGKYILSGNFRLLKDRETLILEPSSNGNNLSFEITEGQQYPEAPIKLSLAIAQTINKNATKKTIFVDNELIKYPLILRKWQEGDYFCPVGMNGQKKKVSKFFKDEKFSLSEKESALLLCSGENIIWVVGHRADERFKATKTTNTILKIEVL
- a CDS encoding protein-disulfide reductase DsbD family protein: MKKFTYTFFLLFAFLFSQAQNIQHPVKWTSKIEKKSDTEYVLILDGTIEENWHVYSQFTPDGGALPLEIAFNNDKGNFEAVGKAEESKYEKTFNKVFGVDEYFFSHTVQLKQTIKVTNPANTIAQLQLYYQVCKEVCIQDENYFEFDLKSLTSKEVKNFEEAAPTPAPEKKSEVKPAISKPSKKEEDRGLLATFFLAFLGGFAALLTPCVFPMIPMTVSFFTKQSKTKSAGIRNSILYGISIIVIYVVLGIVVTGIFGADALNALSTNVWFNLAFFVLLIVFAFSFLGAFEIMLPNSWANKVDRQADRGGIIGILFMAMALAIVSFSCTGPIVGNIIFAAASKGGIAPVVGMLGFSSALALPFMLFAMFPGWMNSLPKSGGWLNTVKVFLGFLELAFAFKFLSNADLVLQMHILERETFLAIWIAVFGGLALYLFGKITLPHDTPGGYISVGRLSLGLLTLAFTIYLVPGLWGAPLKLISGFPPPSTYSESPFGIGGGAGSPKGELPEGAKLAAHGIIAFEDYDKGLAYAKEVNKPVLLDFTGYACVNCRKMEDNVWNDERILPILKDEVVLISLYVDYKKELPEKEQYVSKTGKKIKTIGNKWSDLQLSRYKINAQPYYVLMNLQEENLNEPVGYTPNIEEYEQWLKDGISKFNK